A stretch of Flexivirga aerilata DNA encodes these proteins:
- a CDS encoding phosphotransferase — MLRSPLALAALASAAVPRMRPTMVQGTETHRDDRFQVAYLTTDDDKEWVVRASLSTAAGAQMEQSDALLKLLAKRLPYALPRIEGSITADDGSTIAVQPRLRGTPSVWRELPAGGDLARAVGSALAVLHDVDPRVVEEAGLPTYDADAYRARRLATLDRAAATGQVPTGLLARWERALEEVTLWKFATCTVHGPLEGAHVLVDGDISAITGWERAGVSDPAEDFAVLSVLAPPESFDTVLEAYAAARRDAPDPHLERRVRLAAELQRVNALLDAVSTDDDDLVRRRASALRRLDEATQDDDSLMPPTPGRRRPAPVEEEPAPAVDPKDIEVVELTDAESDDETVEIPIAKVSDEADTKPEIAGAQGDSAAGSAQKSAQESAETSGRSADQTSARSADQTSARSVGEASAAGATGTAGAAQTGPDDDAEEGPEPSSYPLEDGEDAENAEDAERR; from the coding sequence GTGCTTCGCAGTCCGCTCGCCCTTGCCGCGCTCGCCAGCGCTGCGGTGCCCCGCATGCGCCCGACGATGGTGCAGGGCACCGAAACCCATCGCGACGATCGCTTCCAGGTGGCCTACCTGACGACCGACGACGACAAGGAATGGGTGGTCCGGGCCAGTCTCAGCACCGCGGCCGGCGCGCAGATGGAGCAGTCGGACGCCCTGCTGAAGCTGCTCGCCAAGCGGCTGCCCTATGCGCTGCCGCGCATCGAGGGCAGCATCACCGCCGACGACGGGTCGACGATCGCGGTGCAGCCGCGGCTGCGCGGCACCCCGTCGGTATGGCGGGAGTTGCCCGCCGGTGGCGACCTCGCCCGGGCGGTCGGCAGCGCGCTCGCGGTGCTGCACGACGTCGACCCGCGCGTGGTCGAGGAGGCCGGCCTGCCGACCTACGACGCCGACGCCTACCGCGCGCGGCGCCTTGCGACCCTCGACCGGGCCGCGGCGACCGGTCAGGTGCCGACCGGTCTGCTCGCCCGCTGGGAGCGGGCGCTGGAGGAGGTCACCCTCTGGAAGTTCGCGACCTGCACGGTGCACGGCCCGCTGGAGGGGGCGCACGTGCTGGTCGACGGCGACATCTCGGCGATCACCGGGTGGGAACGCGCCGGCGTCTCCGACCCGGCGGAGGACTTCGCGGTGCTGTCGGTGCTGGCGCCGCCGGAGTCGTTCGACACCGTGCTCGAGGCGTATGCCGCGGCGCGTCGCGACGCACCCGACCCCCACCTGGAGCGCCGGGTGCGGCTGGCGGCCGAGTTGCAGCGGGTCAACGCGCTGCTCGACGCCGTCTCCACCGACGACGACGACCTCGTCCGGCGGCGCGCCTCCGCGCTGCGCCGGCTCGACGAGGCCACGCAGGACGACGACTCGCTGATGCCGCCGACCCCGGGCCGGCGTCGTCCGGCCCCGGTCGAGGAAGAGCCGGCCCCCGCGGTCGACCCGAAGGACATCGAGGTCGTCGAACTCACCGACGCCGAGTCCGACGACGAGACCGTGGAGATCCCGATCGCCAAGGTGTCGGACGAGGCGGACACGAAGCCGGAAATCGCTGGTGCGCAAGGTGATTCGGCGGCCGGTTCGGCTCAGAAGTCGGCTCAGGAGTCGGCCGAGACGTCTGGTCGTTCGGCGGATCAGACGTCTGCTCGGTCGGCGGATCAGACGTCTGCCCGGTCGGTGGGCGAGGCGTCGGCCGCGGGGGCTACGGGAACTGCGGGAGCTGCGCAGACCGGACCGGACGACGACGCCGAGGAGGGCCCGGAGCCCTCGTCATACCCGCTGGAGGACGGCGAGGACGCCGAGAACGCCGAGGACGCCGAACGCCGCTGA
- the nudC gene encoding NAD(+) diphosphatase, producing the protein MAFDLSLSHTTLDRGSELRRDPGLLPRLLADPATGVLELHGDRFPVSDDGKSLRLRPPAPGDADELVVYLGEVSGRSVICVVLPRDDDSNDLADLATLRQVGASLGPNHIGIAVTAIGIANWHAAQGFCSFSGHATEVGEAGWLRHCPGCGRNHYPRTDPAVIMSVVDADDRILLGRGHNFAGKGMSVLAGFVEPGESLEAAVAREVMEEVGVPVTDVQFLGDQPWPFPASLMIGFTCRATATKLTLDPVEIADARWFTRTELADAVADGELRLSPRLSIARHLIEHWYGGAIDQPAGDPFLRSAR; encoded by the coding sequence ATGGCTTTCGATCTTTCCCTTTCTCACACCACCCTCGACCGCGGTTCGGAGCTGCGCCGCGACCCGGGCCTGCTGCCGCGGCTGCTCGCCGACCCCGCGACGGGTGTGCTCGAGCTGCACGGTGACCGCTTCCCGGTCAGCGACGACGGGAAGTCGCTCCGCCTGCGACCGCCCGCGCCCGGTGACGCCGACGAGCTCGTGGTCTACCTCGGCGAGGTGTCCGGGCGCTCGGTGATCTGTGTCGTGCTGCCGCGCGACGACGACAGCAACGACCTCGCTGATCTCGCCACGCTCCGCCAGGTCGGTGCCTCACTCGGGCCGAACCACATCGGCATCGCGGTGACCGCGATCGGGATCGCCAATTGGCATGCGGCCCAGGGGTTTTGCTCGTTCAGCGGGCACGCGACCGAGGTTGGCGAGGCGGGCTGGCTGCGGCACTGCCCGGGATGCGGCCGCAACCACTACCCGCGCACCGATCCGGCCGTGATCATGTCGGTCGTCGACGCCGACGACCGCATCCTGCTCGGGCGCGGTCACAACTTCGCCGGCAAGGGTATGTCGGTGCTCGCTGGTTTCGTGGAGCCCGGCGAGTCACTGGAGGCCGCCGTCGCCCGCGAGGTCATGGAGGAGGTCGGAGTGCCAGTCACGGACGTGCAGTTCCTCGGCGACCAGCCGTGGCCCTTCCCGGCGTCGCTGATGATCGGGTTCACCTGCCGCGCCACCGCGACGAAGCTCACCCTCGACCCGGTCGAGATCGCCGACGCCCGCTGGTTCACCCGCACGGAGCTGGCCGACGCGGTCGCCGACGGCGAACTGCGCCTGTCGCCGCGCCTGTCGATCGCCCGGCACCTCATCGAGCACTGGTATGGCGGGGCGATCGACCAGCCCGCCGGCGACCCGTTCCTGCGATCCGCCCGATGA
- a CDS encoding ATP-dependent DNA helicase, whose amino-acid sequence MLNLRRAPDVSASPPLLDDVQQRVRDSTDRALVVHGAPGTGKSTVAVEAVVAAVERGLRPDECVLLAPTRLAAAALRDRVTARLQGTSTEPLARTHQALGFGILRRHAALLGEPAPRLLSGPEQDVVLRELLAGHAAGDGIPPQWPDFVREALPTRGFRAELRDLLMRAVEWGLSADDLAALGDEHGHPQWRAAASVLDEYDRVTALSRPGSFDPAWILGAAADVLEHEPAELERLQREIRLIVVDDAHELTRAAARLLDLVVAEDTRVVLIGDPDATVQGFRGADPLVFGALGERLGAADRLVLPIGHRQPEALRAAATRVSERIGAVAGAEHRQIESRPGGVVDVALLRAAPQEAAHIAAELRRAHLAGGVPWSQMAVIVRGQARAGSLRRALAAAGVPVTSPPTVVPLREEPAVRPFLALLETIGAMLADDPQPISTETAIDVLTSPLGAADSVSLRRLRRALRAQEIATDGSRSSDELLCAAVIDLPWLQLLGPEAAPARRVHAVLRAGFEAAADPDGTAETVLWQMWEASGLAQPWAETALGGGVTGARADRDLDAIVALFGAAAAYVDRLPGSSPLGFLEHIRGQDVPGDRLVAAAPDDESVALLTPQAAAGREWQFVVVAGVQEGVWPDLRLRGSLLGSERLVDVLAQRGDSLRAAQTAVRYDETRQFLVAISRARERLLVTAVRSEDEQPSPYLDLVDPLDGHGATDPDALRELTEVARPMTLSAAVAELRRELAIGDDEHRQQAALRLARLAAEGVPGADPERWWAMRELSDDRPLRADDVNVQVSPSRVEGFGTCGLNWLLTTAGGDGPDVGAASLGTLVHEIAQEFADSDPDAMAAELDRRWARLGLGDTWVSEQKRTLAHQMLGRLTSYLDEAKAQGWEPAGVEVGFRALVGRALLTGRVDRLEQRDGKLRVIDLKTGSTKPPAADLPGNPQLGSYQVAIAEGAFPQGDQSGGAALVQIGKAATRTVVTQVQEPLADQEEPRWAYDLLADTAERMAGATFTARLSTRCGTCPVRKSCPLQPEGNVL is encoded by the coding sequence GCACGGGGCGCCCGGCACCGGCAAGTCGACGGTCGCCGTCGAGGCGGTGGTCGCCGCCGTCGAGCGCGGGCTGCGACCCGACGAGTGCGTGCTGCTCGCGCCCACCCGGCTGGCGGCCGCGGCGCTGCGCGACCGGGTCACCGCCCGGCTGCAGGGCACCTCGACCGAGCCGCTCGCGCGCACCCACCAGGCGCTCGGTTTCGGCATCCTGCGACGGCACGCGGCCCTGCTCGGCGAGCCGGCGCCCCGGCTGCTGTCCGGTCCGGAGCAGGACGTGGTGCTGCGCGAGTTGCTGGCCGGTCACGCGGCCGGCGACGGCATACCACCGCAGTGGCCCGACTTCGTCCGGGAAGCGTTGCCCACCAGGGGTTTTCGGGCCGAGCTGCGCGACCTGCTGATGCGCGCGGTCGAGTGGGGGCTGAGCGCGGACGACCTCGCCGCCCTCGGTGACGAGCACGGACACCCGCAGTGGCGCGCGGCGGCGAGCGTGCTCGACGAGTACGACCGGGTGACCGCGCTGTCGCGGCCCGGATCGTTCGACCCGGCGTGGATCCTGGGCGCGGCCGCCGACGTGCTCGAGCACGAGCCGGCCGAACTCGAGCGCCTGCAGCGCGAGATCCGGCTGATCGTGGTGGACGACGCCCACGAACTCACCCGTGCGGCCGCCCGGCTGCTCGACCTCGTCGTCGCCGAGGACACCCGCGTGGTGCTGATCGGCGACCCGGACGCGACCGTGCAGGGCTTCCGCGGCGCCGACCCGCTCGTCTTCGGTGCGCTCGGCGAGCGGCTCGGCGCGGCGGACCGTCTCGTGCTGCCGATCGGGCACCGTCAGCCGGAAGCCCTGCGGGCTGCCGCGACCCGGGTCAGCGAGCGCATCGGCGCGGTCGCGGGGGCGGAGCACCGACAGATCGAGTCGCGGCCGGGCGGAGTGGTGGACGTCGCGCTGCTGCGCGCGGCGCCGCAGGAGGCGGCGCACATCGCCGCCGAGTTGCGGCGCGCGCACCTGGCCGGCGGGGTGCCGTGGTCGCAGATGGCGGTCATCGTGCGCGGTCAGGCGCGTGCCGGATCGCTGCGCCGGGCGCTCGCCGCGGCGGGCGTCCCGGTCACGTCGCCGCCGACGGTCGTGCCGCTGCGCGAGGAGCCGGCGGTGCGACCGTTCCTCGCCCTGCTCGAGACCATCGGCGCGATGCTCGCCGACGACCCGCAGCCGATCTCCACCGAGACCGCGATCGACGTGCTGACCTCACCGCTCGGTGCCGCCGACTCGGTCTCGCTGCGCCGGCTGCGGCGCGCGCTGCGGGCCCAGGAGATCGCCACGGACGGGTCGCGCTCGTCTGACGAGCTGCTCTGCGCGGCGGTGATCGACCTGCCGTGGCTGCAGTTGCTCGGGCCCGAGGCGGCGCCGGCCCGCCGGGTGCACGCGGTGCTGCGTGCCGGCTTCGAGGCCGCCGCTGACCCCGACGGCACCGCCGAGACCGTGCTCTGGCAGATGTGGGAGGCGTCCGGACTGGCGCAGCCGTGGGCGGAGACCGCGCTCGGCGGCGGGGTCACCGGCGCCCGGGCCGACCGCGACCTCGACGCGATCGTGGCGCTCTTCGGCGCGGCGGCCGCTTACGTCGACCGGCTGCCCGGCTCCAGCCCGCTCGGTTTCCTGGAGCACATCCGCGGCCAGGACGTGCCCGGCGACCGGCTGGTCGCCGCCGCCCCCGACGACGAATCCGTCGCCCTGCTCACCCCGCAGGCGGCTGCAGGCAGGGAGTGGCAGTTTGTGGTCGTCGCCGGGGTGCAGGAGGGCGTCTGGCCGGACCTGCGCCTGCGCGGTTCGCTCCTCGGCTCCGAGCGGCTGGTGGATGTCCTTGCGCAGCGCGGGGATTCGCTGCGCGCGGCGCAGACGGCGGTCCGGTATGACGAGACGCGCCAGTTCCTCGTCGCGATCAGCCGGGCGCGGGAGCGACTCCTCGTGACCGCGGTGCGCAGCGAGGACGAGCAGCCGTCGCCATACCTCGATCTGGTGGACCCACTCGACGGGCACGGCGCGACCGACCCCGACGCGCTGCGCGAGCTCACCGAGGTGGCCCGGCCGATGACGCTGTCGGCGGCGGTGGCCGAGCTGCGGCGCGAACTCGCGATCGGCGACGACGAACACCGGCAGCAGGCGGCGCTGCGACTCGCGCGACTCGCGGCCGAAGGTGTGCCCGGCGCCGACCCGGAGCGGTGGTGGGCGATGCGCGAGCTGTCCGACGACCGGCCGCTGCGTGCCGACGACGTCAACGTGCAGGTATCCCCTTCTCGCGTCGAGGGATTCGGCACCTGCGGGCTCAATTGGCTGCTCACAACCGCGGGCGGCGACGGCCCCGACGTCGGTGCCGCGTCGCTCGGCACGCTGGTGCACGAGATCGCCCAGGAGTTCGCCGACAGCGACCCCGACGCGATGGCCGCCGAACTCGACCGACGGTGGGCGCGGCTCGGTCTGGGGGACACCTGGGTGTCGGAGCAGAAGCGCACCCTCGCCCACCAGATGCTCGGGCGGCTCACGTCATACCTGGACGAGGCGAAGGCGCAGGGCTGGGAGCCGGCCGGTGTCGAGGTCGGCTTCCGCGCGCTCGTCGGCCGGGCGTTGCTCACCGGCCGGGTCGACCGGCTCGAGCAACGCGACGGCAAGCTGCGGGTCATCGACCTCAAGACCGGCAGCACCAAACCGCCCGCCGCGGACCTGCCCGGCAACCCGCAGCTCGGCAGCTACCAGGTGGCGATCGCCGAGGGCGCCTTCCCGCAGGGTGACCAGTCCGGCGGCGCCGCCCTGGTGCAGATCGGCAAGGCCGCCACCAGGACCGTGGTCACCCAGGTGCAGGAGCCGCTCGCCGACCAGGAGGAGCCGCGCTGGGCCTACGACCTGCTCGCCGACACCGCCGAGCGTATGGCGGGAGCCACGTTCACGGCGCGGCTGTCGACCCGCTGCGGCACCTGCCCCGTGCGGAAGTCGTGCCCCCTCCAGCCCGAGGGCAACGTCCTATGA
- a CDS encoding ATP-dependent helicase yields the protein MSTPRGSVPPLNEAAHQKRYSAVEIAQALGQPRPTDEQIEVTQAPADKPLLVVAGAGSGKTETMAARVVWLVANGHVQPDEVLGLTFTRKAASQLAERIGQRLRRLRREGLWTPVTDVDGTPALDDLPTVQTYHAYAGRLVGEHGLRLGVEPESRLLSEAAAWQLASEAVLGYDGPMDLVDNVDANVTSAVVSLAGEMAEHLVTTDQLAEYLDQFLTDTQQLPPSGRLTVTSEPHGKVISALAKRRQIVPIVQRYQELKRRRTALDFADQMALAAQLARTYPQLGGLERRRFRAVLLDEFQDTSEAQLVLLRSLFAGGTDGPTDPAHPGDPAHLDNPADAVRVTAVGDPHQSIYGWRGASATTLGSFPELFADSDGPAKVLPLSTSWRNDESILAAANRVAAPLREESRVPVETLRPRPGAGEGVVSAARLVDQEAEAAYVADWIAERHTDTDGEWTGRTAAVLCRKRSGFVPVVEALRARSIPVEVIGVGGLLTTPEVADIVSLLWAVQDPTRGDQLMRLLTGPAVRLGAADLDGLGEWARTIEQRDRPPVQREQADIESETRDRASIIEALEELPDEDWRGPAGQRIGAAALGRLHGLGRTIKRLRSLTGLPLSELVVEAERALGLDIEVLAIPGQTPETARVHLDGFAEVAASFAAAADRPTLGGFLDWLAAAEREERGLDRPSLEAEARAVQVLTVHAAKGLEWDLVAAPGMVEGTFPSHSGAVTWHEELHGWKISADGLPGDPSSWQVNSAEWTGGLDGVPFDLRGDAEGLPQLRWAEASDARELKEAVLEFRAAAGAHDLDEERRLAYVAFTRARSELLLTASVWSTAATPRITSRYLTELVDAGLLQLDPAEPMPEPPPGEKKVADPRGDEDATASWPADPLAHRRGQLADGALRVREAISAGTGPDLLPLDERDQEIDLLLIERDRARRREQRPVQLPRHLSASQVVALADDPVEFARQIRRPLPSPPALAARRGTAFHAWIEQHYARAALVDVLELPGAADEDADDGADLETLKEHFLASEWAARTPEEIEVAVETWIDGISVRGRIDAVFRRPDGGYVIVDWKTGQRPHGARAASRVLQLAAYRLAFARLRGVPTDQVDAAFYYAASGETVWPDLPPDDAIAQLLEEIPG from the coding sequence ATGAGCACCCCGCGAGGTTCGGTTCCCCCGCTGAACGAGGCGGCCCACCAAAAGCGTTACAGCGCAGTAGAAATCGCGCAGGCGCTCGGGCAGCCGCGACCGACCGACGAGCAGATCGAGGTCACGCAGGCGCCGGCCGACAAGCCACTGCTCGTGGTCGCCGGTGCGGGGTCCGGCAAGACCGAGACGATGGCCGCGCGCGTGGTCTGGCTGGTCGCCAACGGACACGTCCAGCCCGACGAGGTGCTCGGCCTCACCTTCACCCGCAAGGCCGCGAGCCAGCTCGCCGAGCGCATCGGGCAGCGACTGCGCCGGCTGCGTCGCGAGGGGCTGTGGACCCCGGTCACCGATGTCGACGGCACTCCGGCGCTGGACGACCTGCCCACTGTGCAGACCTACCACGCCTACGCCGGACGGCTCGTCGGCGAGCACGGGCTGCGGCTGGGCGTCGAGCCCGAGTCCCGGCTGCTGTCGGAGGCGGCCGCCTGGCAGCTCGCCTCCGAGGCCGTGCTCGGCTATGACGGGCCGATGGACCTGGTGGACAACGTCGACGCCAACGTCACCAGCGCCGTCGTCAGCCTGGCCGGTGAGATGGCCGAACACCTGGTCACCACCGATCAGCTCGCCGAATACCTCGACCAATTCCTCACCGACACACAGCAATTGCCGCCGTCCGGCCGGCTCACCGTCACCAGCGAACCGCACGGCAAGGTCATCTCCGCGCTCGCCAAACGTCGGCAGATCGTGCCGATCGTGCAGCGCTACCAGGAGCTGAAGCGACGACGCACCGCACTCGACTTCGCCGACCAGATGGCCCTGGCCGCGCAACTCGCGAGGACCTACCCGCAGCTCGGCGGCCTGGAGCGTCGGCGGTTCCGGGCAGTGCTGCTCGACGAGTTCCAGGACACCAGCGAGGCGCAACTGGTGCTGCTGCGCTCGCTGTTCGCGGGGGGCACGGACGGGCCGACCGATCCGGCCCACCCTGGCGACCCGGCCCACCTGGACAACCCGGCCGACGCCGTCCGCGTCACCGCGGTGGGCGACCCGCACCAGTCCATCTACGGCTGGCGGGGTGCCAGCGCGACGACGCTCGGCAGCTTCCCGGAGCTCTTCGCCGACTCGGACGGGCCGGCGAAAGTGCTTCCGCTGTCGACAAGTTGGCGCAACGACGAGTCGATCCTCGCCGCTGCCAACCGGGTCGCGGCGCCGCTTCGGGAGGAGAGCCGGGTGCCGGTCGAGACGCTCCGTCCGCGGCCCGGCGCGGGGGAGGGCGTGGTCAGCGCGGCGCGACTGGTCGACCAGGAGGCGGAGGCGGCATACGTCGCCGACTGGATCGCGGAGCGGCACACCGACACCGACGGCGAGTGGACCGGCCGCACCGCCGCGGTGCTGTGCCGCAAGCGCAGCGGCTTCGTGCCGGTGGTGGAAGCGCTGCGCGCCCGCAGCATCCCGGTCGAGGTGATCGGTGTGGGCGGTCTGCTCACCACGCCTGAGGTCGCCGACATCGTGAGTTTGCTGTGGGCAGTGCAGGATCCGACGCGCGGCGACCAGCTGATGCGGCTGCTCACCGGCCCGGCGGTGCGCCTCGGAGCGGCTGATCTCGACGGGCTCGGGGAGTGGGCCCGGACCATCGAGCAGCGCGACCGACCGCCCGTGCAGCGAGAGCAGGCGGACATCGAGAGTGAGACCCGTGACCGCGCGTCGATCATCGAGGCGCTCGAAGAACTGCCCGACGAGGACTGGCGCGGGCCGGCCGGGCAACGCATCGGCGCGGCCGCGCTGGGCCGACTGCACGGGCTTGGCAGGACGATCAAGCGGCTGCGCTCGCTGACGGGTCTGCCCCTCAGCGAGCTGGTCGTCGAGGCCGAGCGCGCGCTCGGCCTCGACATCGAGGTCCTCGCCATACCTGGTCAGACGCCGGAGACCGCCCGCGTGCACCTCGACGGATTTGCAGAGGTGGCAGCGAGTTTCGCGGCAGCGGCCGATCGGCCGACACTCGGTGGTTTCCTCGACTGGCTGGCCGCGGCCGAGCGTGAGGAGCGCGGTCTGGACCGGCCCAGCCTGGAGGCCGAGGCCCGAGCGGTGCAGGTGCTGACCGTGCACGCCGCCAAGGGGCTGGAGTGGGACCTGGTGGCGGCGCCCGGCATGGTCGAAGGCACCTTCCCGAGCCATTCGGGTGCGGTGACCTGGCACGAGGAGCTGCACGGCTGGAAGATCAGCGCCGACGGGCTGCCCGGCGATCCGAGCAGCTGGCAGGTCAATTCGGCCGAGTGGACCGGCGGACTCGACGGCGTGCCGTTCGACCTGCGCGGCGACGCGGAGGGTCTGCCGCAGCTGCGGTGGGCGGAGGCGAGCGACGCCCGCGAGCTGAAGGAGGCGGTGCTGGAGTTCCGGGCCGCGGCGGGCGCGCACGATCTCGACGAGGAGCGTCGTCTGGCGTATGTCGCCTTCACTCGCGCGCGGTCGGAGCTGTTGCTCACCGCCTCGGTCTGGTCGACCGCGGCCACACCGCGGATCACCTCGCGCTATCTCACCGAACTCGTGGACGCCGGTCTGCTGCAACTGGATCCGGCCGAGCCGATGCCCGAGCCGCCGCCAGGGGAGAAGAAGGTCGCCGACCCCAGGGGTGACGAGGACGCGACCGCGAGCTGGCCGGCTGATCCGCTGGCCCACCGGCGCGGGCAACTTGCCGACGGCGCGCTCCGGGTGCGCGAGGCGATCTCCGCGGGCACCGGACCGGATCTGCTGCCCCTCGACGAACGTGACCAGGAGATCGACCTGCTGCTCATCGAGCGAGACCGAGCGCGACGGCGCGAGCAGCGCCCGGTGCAGTTGCCGCGGCACCTCTCGGCATCGCAGGTCGTCGCGCTTGCCGACGACCCGGTGGAGTTTGCACGGCAGATCCGCCGGCCGCTGCCGTCGCCGCCCGCGCTCGCCGCCCGGCGGGGCACGGCCTTCCACGCCTGGATCGAGCAGCACTACGCGCGGGCGGCGCTCGTCGACGTGCTCGAGCTGCCCGGTGCCGCCGACGAGGACGCCGACGACGGTGCCGACCTGGAGACGCTCAAGGAGCACTTCCTCGCCTCGGAATGGGCCGCGCGCACCCCTGAGGAGATCGAGGTCGCGGTCGAGACCTGGATCGACGGCATCTCGGTGCGCGGCCGCATCGACGCGGTGTTCCGCCGGCCCGACGGAGGCTACGTCATCGTCGACTGGAAGACGGGGCAGCGGCCGCACGGCGCGCGAGCGGCGTCACGGGTGCTGCAGCTCGCGGCATACCGCCTCGCCTTCGCGCGCCTCCGCGGGGTGCCGACCGATCAGGTCGACGCCGCGTTCTACTACGCCGCGAGCGGGGAGACCGTCTGGCCCGACCTGCCGCCCGACGACGCGATCGCCCAGTTGCTGGAGGAGATTCCCGGCTGA